A section of the Falco biarmicus isolate bFalBia1 chromosome 3, bFalBia1.pri, whole genome shotgun sequence genome encodes:
- the LOC130145961 gene encoding LOW QUALITY PROTEIN: hormone-sensitive lipase-like (The sequence of the model RefSeq protein was modified relative to this genomic sequence to represent the inferred CDS: deleted 1 base in 1 codon), with the protein PGRGDAGNGYRSLVQTARCCLAHALHKSRCVAAQRRSLFFRAAHNAAELEAYGAALAQLRALLGLAQRLLARNRPGCLFPPEGDGAGAAVLREYSTMHNACFYGRCLGFQVGLGGALHGGVSHGVPGFARDKVMGVHSMRTFCTGTLHRDMGSMLPNFG; encoded by the exons CCTGGACGAGGCGACGCAGGCAACGGCTACCGCAGCCTGGTGCAAACGGCCCGCTGCTGCCTGGCGCATGCCCTGCACAAGAGCCGCTGCGTGGCTGCACAGCGCCGCAGCCTCTTCTTCCGCGCCGCGCACAACGCAGCGGAGCTGGAGGCGTATGGCGCGGCACTGGCACAGCTTCGCGCCCTGCTCGGCCTGGCCCAGCGCCTGCTGGCGCGCAACCGGCCCGGCTGCCTCTTCCCGCCCGAGGGCGACGGGGCTGGCGCAGCT GTGCTGCGCGAATACAGCACCATGCACAATGCCTGCTTCTACGGCCGCTGCCTCGGCTtccaggtggggctggggggcgcgTTGCATGGGGGCGTGTCGCACGGGGTCCCAGGGTTTGCAAGGGACAAGGTCATGGGGGTGCATTCCATGAGGACGTTTTGCACGGGGACGTTGCACAGGGACATGGG TTCAATGTTGCCCAATTTTGGCTGA
- the BCL3 gene encoding B-cell lymphoma 3 protein has translation MAEELPVDLRTRRGAPPGPPLPAPPPPSEASLPLRKRRSAMRGALGGDGPPPSGKAPRGCPPAPPPPSPPPRPSPSASHPHPLPSSQGCGGSCRCRCKGGPEPAWCPLRGSWPSPPAPPLAVLGPPQTQIAADIAAATGQDEDGDTALHIAVAQGAVGAARRLVGLFLQGGCHLDVFNRLRQTPLHVAVITRQAALVRLLVAHGACPGARDRLGRTAPHLACERRAPRCLRELLRGGPDLQARDYEGLTPLHVAVSSGARENVLLLLEHGADIDAVDIKSGRSPLLHAVESNSLEMAELLIQRGASVNAQSYAGCTALHAAAGRGLLGVLRLLLRSGADCGIKNYHNETPLAVASSRQVIDILRGKASRPPQPRCSPLPLPDAPTPASNGRASPGSGARIPPAANQKMDFAEPANGVQGVGPCAGVKHEGGAGQPMACAGGPALSLPLAEARQDPACLYPMASPPRDSSANHLVPPRFHRPIVSLGPPANEGLGQAAQMDQSWTLVEGGTPPLETPRLRLREGRGQVRGGR, from the exons atggcGGAGGAGCTGCCCGTGGACCTGCGGACCCGCCGGGGGGCCCCCCCtggcccccccctccccgcccccccgcccccctccgaGGCTTCGCTGCCGCTGCGGAAGCGGCGCTCGGCGATGCGGGGGGCGCTGGGGGGGGACGGACCCCCCCCCTCGGGGAAAGCACCGCGGGGGTGccccccagcgccccccccccccagcccccccccccggccttCCCCCTCggcttcccacccccacccgcTGCCTTCTTCGCAG ggctgcggggggagCTGCCGCTGCCGCTGCAAGGGGGGGCCGGAGCCGGCCTGGTGCCCCCTCCGGGGATCCTGGCCctccccccccgcgccccccctgGCCGTGCTGGGACCCCCCCAGACCCAAATAGCCGCCGACATCGCGGCCGCCACCGGGCAGGACGAGGACGGTGACAC GGCGCTGCACATCGCGGTGGCTCAGGGGGCCGTGGGGGCTGCGCGGCGCCTGGTGGGGCTGTTCCTGCAGGGGGGGTGTCACCTGGACGTGTTCAACCGGCTGCGGCAg ACGCCGCTGCACGTGGCGGTGATCACGCGGCAGGCGGCGCTGGTGCGGCTGCTGGTGGCGCACGGCGCGTGCCCCGGCGCGCGGGACCGGCTGGGCCGAACCGCCCCGCACTTGGCCTGCGAGCGGCGCGCGCCGCGCTGCCTGCGCGAGCTGCTGCGGGGGGGGCCCGACCTGCAGGCGCGCGACTATGAGG gccTGACCCCCCTGCACGTGGCCGTCAGCTCCGGTGCCCGTGAGAacgtcctgctgctgctggagcatgGGGCTGACATCGACGCCgtg gacATCAAGAGTGGTCGCTCGCCGCTGCTTCATGCGGTGGAGAGCAACAGCCTGGAGATGGCAGAGCTGCTCATCCAG CGGGGCGCCAGCGTGAACGCGCAGTCATACGCGGGGTGCACGGCGCTGCATGcggctgcgggccgggggctgctgggggtcctgcggctgctgctgcgcAGTGGCGCCGACTGCGGCATCAAGAACTACCACAACGAGACCCCCctggctgtggccagcagcCGGCAG GTCATCGACATCCTGCGGGGAAAGgcctcccgccccccccagccccgctgcagccccctccccctgcctgatgctcccaccccagcatccaatg gACGAGCCTCCCCGGGGTCCGGGGCCCGGATCCCGCCTGCAGCCAATCAGAAGATGGATTTTGCTGAGCCAGCCAATGGGGTGCAAGGGGTGGGGCCCTGCGCAGGGGTGAAGCATGaaggtggtgctgggcagccaATGGCATGTGCCGGTGGCCCCGCCCTCAGCCTGCCATTGGCTGAGGCCCGTCAGGACCCTGCCTGCCTCTACCCAATGGCGTCGCCTCCCCGGGACTCTTCAGCCAATCACCTTGTGCCGCCGCGCTTCCACCGTCCAATTGTATCGCTGGGTCCGCCGGCCAATGAGGGACTAGGGCAGGCGGCCCAGATGGACCAATCATGGACGCTAGTGGAGGGAGGAACCCCACCCCTCGAGACCCCTCGGCTCCGCCTCCGGGAGGGGCGGGGCCAGGTGCGGGGAGGGAGGTGA